From a region of the Kaistia sp. 32K genome:
- a CDS encoding invasion associated locus B family protein, producing MRIVQAGLAAAALAAAMPGAAMAQGVSKGMHGDWETRCDKPPGAQGEVCSMMQFVTAEDRDNVGLSVIVLKTADKKAKVMRVLAPLGVLLPSGLGLKIDQNEMGRAGFVRCLPDGCLAEVILDDELIKKLRDGKTATFVIFQTPEEGIGIPISLTGFGPGFDALP from the coding sequence ATGCGAATCGTCCAGGCGGGCCTCGCAGCGGCTGCCCTGGCGGCCGCTATGCCCGGCGCCGCCATGGCGCAGGGCGTCTCCAAGGGCATGCATGGCGACTGGGAAACGCGCTGCGACAAGCCCCCGGGCGCGCAGGGCGAAGTCTGCTCGATGATGCAGTTCGTGACGGCCGAGGACCGCGACAATGTCGGCCTTTCCGTCATCGTTCTGAAGACGGCGGACAAGAAGGCGAAGGTGATGCGCGTGCTGGCGCCGCTCGGCGTGCTGCTGCCCTCCGGCCTCGGCCTGAAGATCGACCAGAACGAGATGGGCCGCGCCGGTTTCGTGCGCTGCCTGCCGGATGGCTGCCTGGCCGAGGTCATCCTCGACGACGAGCTGATCAAGAAGCTGCGCGACGGCAAGACCGCGACCTTCGTCATCTTCCAGACGCCGGAAGAAGGTATCGGTATTCCGATCTCGCTGACGGGCTTCGGCCCCGGCTTCGACGCCCTGCCCTAG
- the coxB gene encoding cytochrome c oxidase subunit II, protein MAWIGSEHVTKAITRLGSFLAFGGASVAVLGGLTGAAEAAQPAPWSMWMQPSGSPIMDMIHRFNAGITIAMAIVVLVVLCLLAYVVLRFNRKSNPVPSKVSHNTLIEVVWTLAPILILIGISVPSFSLLFAQADPARVVQDYDPAKTLTVKATGLQWYWNYTYTDHDGVSFDSTMLEDKDRTDPVNQPRLLAVDNEMIVPVGTVVRMQVIGADVIHSFAVPSFGIKIDAVPGRLNETWFLAEREGIYYGQCSELCGINHAFMPIAIRVVTPEQFQAWVAQAKDDLPGAYKVLAAAVAKEKVAQASGTAVEVAAR, encoded by the coding sequence ATGGCATGGATAGGGAGTGAACACGTGACGAAGGCGATCACGCGTCTCGGATCATTTTTGGCGTTCGGTGGAGCGTCTGTGGCTGTCCTCGGCGGACTGACGGGAGCGGCCGAGGCCGCCCAGCCGGCGCCCTGGTCGATGTGGATGCAGCCCTCTGGCTCGCCGATCATGGACATGATCCACCGCTTCAACGCGGGCATCACCATCGCCATGGCGATCGTGGTTCTCGTTGTCCTCTGTCTGCTTGCCTACGTGGTGCTTCGCTTCAACAGGAAGTCGAACCCGGTACCGTCGAAGGTCTCGCACAACACGTTGATCGAGGTCGTCTGGACCCTTGCGCCGATCCTGATCCTGATCGGCATCTCGGTTCCGTCGTTCTCGCTGCTCTTCGCGCAGGCCGACCCGGCCCGCGTCGTTCAGGACTACGATCCGGCCAAGACGCTGACCGTCAAGGCGACCGGCCTGCAGTGGTACTGGAACTACACCTACACCGACCATGACGGCGTCTCCTTCGACTCGACCATGCTCGAGGACAAGGACCGCACCGATCCGGTCAACCAGCCGCGCCTGCTCGCGGTCGACAACGAGATGATCGTGCCGGTCGGCACGGTGGTGCGGATGCAGGTCATCGGCGCCGACGTCATCCACTCGTTCGCCGTCCCGTCCTTCGGCATCAAGATCGACGCCGTGCCGGGCCGCCTGAACGAGACCTGGTTCCTCGCCGAGCGCGAAGGCATCTACTACGGCCAGTGCTCCGAGCTCTGCGGCATCAACCATGCCTTCATGCCGATCGCCATCCGCGTCGTGACGCCGGAGCAGTTCCAGGCCTGGGTCGCACAGGCCAAGGACGATCTGCCGGGTGCCTACAAGGTTCTCGCCGCCGCCGTCGCCAAGGAGAAGGTCGCCCAGGCTTCGGGAACCGCCGTCGAGGTGGCCGCCCGCTGA
- a CDS encoding pyridoxamine 5'-phosphate oxidase family protein produces the protein MARIETMESLRAIYGAPKARSVAKQLDRLDRHCRAFIGLSPFLVLATQGADGFGDATPRGDHPGFVTVQDDQTLIIPDRVGNNRIDSLANIVERPGIGILFLIPGVDETLRVNGTAMIDDDIALRTAHMAEDRIPATVLVVTVREAYLQCAKALMRSKLWAQESRVPRDSLPTMGEMLRDHTRSHEAAETQAEMLARYATSLY, from the coding sequence ATGGCCCGCATTGAGACGATGGAATCACTGCGGGCCATCTATGGCGCTCCCAAGGCCCGCTCGGTCGCCAAGCAGTTGGACCGGCTCGACCGGCACTGCCGCGCCTTCATCGGCCTCTCGCCGTTCCTCGTCCTCGCAACCCAGGGCGCCGACGGGTTCGGCGACGCCACGCCGCGCGGCGATCATCCGGGCTTCGTGACGGTCCAGGACGACCAGACGCTGATCATCCCCGACCGCGTCGGCAACAACCGCATCGATTCGCTTGCCAACATCGTCGAGCGGCCCGGCATCGGCATCCTGTTCCTGATCCCCGGCGTCGACGAAACGCTGCGCGTCAACGGCACGGCCATGATCGACGACGACATCGCGCTGCGCACCGCCCACATGGCCGAGGACCGGATCCCCGCCACCGTGCTCGTGGTGACGGTGCGCGAGGCCTATCTGCAGTGCGCCAAGGCGCTGATGCGCTCGAAGCTGTGGGCGCAGGAGAGCCGCGTCCCGCGCGATAGCCTGCCGACCATGGGCGAGATGCTCAGGGACCACACCCGCTCGCACGAGGCGGCCGAGACCCAGGCGGAGATGCTCGCCCGCTACGCCACGTCTCTGTACTGA